From Calothrix sp. PCC 6303, a single genomic window includes:
- a CDS encoding gluconeogenesis factor YvcK family protein: MLTFKPINEFINIKNNVVSSDQHLKENAKIVAIGGGTGLSNILRGLKKYSDNITAIVAVTDDGGSSGRLRRENGVLPPGDIRSCLVALADEEKPLTELFQYRFATGVGLAGHSFGNLFLTAMSEIAGDLERAIAFSSEVLSVRGQVLPVTLSDVRLWAKLSDGREIEGESNITAAGGKIKQIGCLPANPPALPAAIKAIEEADLIVIGPGSLYTSIIPNLLVPQIREAIAKSQVPRIYICNIMTQPGETDSYTVSDHIRAIDQVCDRKLFDAVLTHRGIPSVQALMHYANKNSYPVVVDKEEVRTKLGRQIVSANVMDEDANVGYVRHNYQHLANVLMTWYDLSVSASSPKKSKFQVNTISA; encoded by the coding sequence ATGTTGACTTTCAAGCCAATCAATGAGTTTATAAACATCAAAAATAACGTTGTGAGTTCAGATCAGCATTTAAAGGAAAATGCAAAAATTGTTGCTATTGGTGGTGGAACTGGCTTATCAAATATATTGAGAGGTCTGAAAAAATACAGCGACAATATCACGGCTATTGTGGCTGTAACTGATGATGGTGGTTCATCAGGAAGACTCAGACGAGAAAATGGTGTGTTACCACCGGGAGATATTCGCAGTTGTTTGGTAGCCTTAGCAGATGAAGAAAAGCCGCTGACAGAACTATTTCAATATCGGTTTGCAACAGGTGTCGGTTTGGCAGGTCACAGTTTTGGTAACTTGTTTCTAACAGCCATGAGTGAAATAGCGGGTGATTTAGAAAGAGCGATCGCATTTAGCTCTGAAGTATTATCTGTACGTGGACAGGTTTTACCAGTAACCCTGAGTGATGTCCGTCTTTGGGCAAAACTCAGCGATGGTAGAGAAATTGAAGGAGAATCAAATATCACTGCCGCAGGGGGTAAAATTAAGCAAATTGGTTGTCTCCCTGCCAACCCCCCAGCCTTACCAGCAGCCATTAAAGCCATTGAGGAAGCAGACTTAATTGTCATTGGTCCCGGCAGTCTTTATACTAGTATTATCCCTAACCTATTAGTACCTCAAATTCGAGAAGCGATCGCTAAAAGTCAAGTACCCCGGATTTATATTTGCAACATCATGACCCAACCTGGAGAAACTGATAGTTACACTGTTTCTGACCATATTCGTGCTATCGATCAAGTATGCGATCGCAAATTATTTGATGCAGTCTTAACCCATCGCGGAATTCCTTCAGTTCAAGCATTGATGCACTACGCAAACAAGAACTCTTATCCCGTAGTTGTAGATAAAGAAGAAGTGAGAACAAAGTTAGGAAGACAAATTGTCTCTGCAAATGTAATGGATGAGGATGCAAATGTGGGTTATGTTCGACATAATTATCAACATTTGGCAAATGTTTTAATGACATGGTATGACCTTAGTGTATCGGCATCATCTCCAAAAAAATCAAAATTTCAAGTTAACACCATCTCTGCTTAA
- a CDS encoding DMT family transporter, with protein sequence MQTESKSHFKGIILLILVNLIGATTFPLTKDIVSSLSPSTLIAARFIVASAFFAGYLRNLNLKLLRDGVTIGFLLFLYLAIETVALGTIPANRAVFIASLSTLIVPLLGLLSGRRVMLRTFLASGLAVLGIGAMFWEGGELGIGDLLMFVDAVVYAVYILFLEQVASRHSTLPLTGVQLLFIGGLGTLWSNSQIFSQFNVIEEHWQPIVYLAVVATAIAIWLQTLAQRWVSGYESALLYTLEPLFSVIFSYFLLGEQLGTRGIVGAVLILAALVLSQIPQDKTPSEAEANSDKPLIKLVKEQGV encoded by the coding sequence ATGCAAACTGAAAGTAAATCACACTTTAAAGGGATAATACTGCTGATCCTTGTCAATTTAATTGGCGCTACCACTTTTCCATTAACCAAAGATATTGTTAGTAGCCTTTCACCAAGCACGTTAATCGCCGCACGCTTTATCGTCGCATCAGCGTTTTTCGCTGGGTATTTACGCAATCTCAATTTAAAATTGCTCCGTGACGGGGTTACTATAGGCTTTTTACTTTTTCTCTACTTAGCAATTGAAACCGTTGCACTTGGAACTATACCTGCAAATCGAGCAGTATTTATAGCTAGCCTGAGTACACTAATTGTACCTCTTTTGGGATTGTTGAGCGGTCGGCGCGTGATGCTCAGAACTTTCCTCGCATCTGGATTGGCTGTGCTTGGTATCGGTGCAATGTTTTGGGAAGGAGGGGAGTTAGGAATTGGTGATTTGTTGATGTTTGTGGATGCAGTTGTCTATGCAGTTTATATCTTATTTCTAGAGCAAGTTGCTTCACGTCACTCCACCTTGCCGCTTACTGGTGTTCAACTTCTATTTATTGGTGGACTTGGCACACTTTGGAGTAACTCGCAAATTTTTAGCCAGTTTAATGTAATTGAGGAGCATTGGCAACCAATTGTATATCTAGCAGTGGTGGCAACTGCCATTGCCATTTGGCTTCAAACTTTAGCACAGCGTTGGGTTTCGGGTTATGAATCTGCTTTACTTTACACTTTGGAGCCTTTATTCTCGGTTATTTTCTCATATTTTCTCTTAGGTGAGCAATTGGGAACCCGTGGCATAGTCGGCGCTGTATTGATTTTGGCTGCACTAGTTCTTAGTCAAATACCTCAAGATAAGACACCTTCAGAAGCTGAAGCAAACAGTGATAAACCTTTAATTAAGTTAGTTAAAGAACAAGGTGTTTGA
- a CDS encoding shikimate dehydrogenase has protein sequence MITGTTKLLGVIGDPVGHSLSPLMHNAAINTLGLDYVYLPFPIKPHNLRDAIACFAAIGVLGFSVTIPHKQAIIPFLSEVSDLAKVVGAVNTVFYQDHHWVGTNTDVTGFISPLKTTYNRDWSQTSVVILGNGGAARAIVVGCTELGCGEIHVVGRDVEKIALFRDSWQNSTLVGNLQVHHWDMLPKLLPQANLLVNTTPVGMHPQIERSPLTIEEFKQFAVASSINPPIAYDLTYNPSPTKFLQQAASVGATTINGLEMLVQQGAAALKIWLQRDTVPVDVMRQTLLQHLFN, from the coding sequence ATGATTACAGGGACTACCAAACTTTTAGGTGTAATTGGTGATCCGGTGGGACATTCGCTGTCACCGTTGATGCACAATGCAGCAATTAATACATTAGGTCTGGATTATGTGTATTTACCTTTCCCGATAAAACCCCATAATTTGAGGGATGCGATCGCATGTTTTGCCGCGATAGGGGTTTTAGGTTTTAGCGTCACAATTCCCCACAAACAAGCAATCATTCCCTTCCTTTCTGAGGTTTCTGATTTAGCAAAAGTGGTTGGTGCTGTCAATACGGTATTTTATCAAGATCATCACTGGGTAGGGACAAACACTGATGTAACTGGTTTTATTTCACCCCTAAAAACCACTTATAACCGGGATTGGAGTCAAACAAGCGTGGTCATTTTAGGAAATGGTGGGGCAGCACGGGCTATCGTTGTGGGATGTACGGAATTAGGTTGTGGAGAAATTCACGTTGTGGGACGCGATGTGGAAAAAATAGCATTATTTCGGGATAGTTGGCAAAATTCAACTTTGGTAGGGAATTTACAAGTTCATCATTGGGATATGCTACCAAAATTGCTTCCCCAAGCCAATTTACTAGTCAATACAACACCAGTAGGTATGCATCCACAAATTGAGCGATCGCCATTGACTATAGAAGAGTTTAAGCAGTTTGCAGTTGCTTCTAGCATCAATCCTCCCATCGCCTACGATTTAACATATAATCCTAGCCCCACAAAATTTCTTCAGCAAGCTGCATCCGTAGGTGCAACTACCATTAATGGATTAGAAATGCTGGTGCAGCAGGGTGCAGCGGCTCTGAAAATTTGGCTACAAAGAGATACCGTACCTGTTGATGTCATGCGTCAGACCTTGCTACAGCATTTATTTAACTAA
- a CDS encoding alpha/beta fold hydrolase — protein sequence MQTAINPSTTSIPGQYWQWRGHNIYYVKAGNKHAQRPPLLLVHGFGASTDHWRKNITGLSEDFEVYAIDLLGYGRSAKPKLQYCGDLWRDQLYDFITEVIGEKAVIAGNSLGGYASLCLAAQFPDAAAGLVLLNSAGPFSKNQSTSEPEGLQTEIQPPSPDLNFTKQLQQIFGGIAKWVFQQPLTHFIIFQYIRQRWVIRQTLEKVYLDKGAITEQLIEEIHRPSCDEGALDVFASMFTTPQGEKVDVLLQQLSCPLLLLWGEADPWVNARERSQQFRRYYPELSEYFLKAGHCPHDEVPDQLNPLFRDWVLNQLTVNC from the coding sequence ATGCAAACTGCAATCAATCCCTCAACAACATCAATTCCTGGTCAATACTGGCAATGGCGCGGACACAATATATATTACGTCAAAGCGGGTAACAAACATGCACAACGCCCACCACTACTCTTGGTGCATGGTTTTGGTGCATCTACAGACCACTGGCGGAAAAATATCACTGGATTATCTGAAGATTTTGAAGTCTATGCCATTGATTTATTAGGCTATGGACGTTCGGCAAAGCCCAAATTACAATATTGCGGTGATTTGTGGCGCGACCAACTCTATGATTTTATTACAGAAGTAATCGGTGAAAAAGCGGTGATTGCGGGAAATTCCCTAGGTGGATATGCAAGTTTATGTCTAGCAGCACAGTTCCCTGATGCGGCGGCAGGTTTGGTATTACTAAATAGTGCTGGTCCTTTTAGTAAAAATCAATCAACTTCTGAACCAGAAGGATTACAAACCGAAATTCAGCCACCAAGCCCAGATTTAAACTTTACTAAGCAGTTACAACAGATATTTGGTGGCATTGCCAAGTGGGTTTTTCAGCAGCCTTTGACCCATTTCATCATTTTCCAATATATTCGTCAGCGTTGGGTGATTCGCCAAACTCTAGAAAAAGTTTATCTTGATAAAGGTGCGATTACAGAACAGTTAATTGAGGAAATTCATCGTCCTTCCTGTGATGAAGGTGCTTTAGATGTGTTTGCTTCGATGTTCACCACACCTCAAGGAGAAAAAGTAGATGTTCTTTTACAGCAATTAAGTTGTCCTTTGTTGCTATTGTGGGGTGAAGCTGATCCCTGGGTAAATGCTAGAGAACGTTCTCAACAGTTTCGTCGTTATTATCCAGAATTAAGCGAGTATTTCCTCAAAGCTGGGCATTGTCCCCATGATGAAGTACCAGATCAGTTAAATCCACTATTTCGAGATTGGGTTTTAAATCAGTTAACTGTTAACTGTTAA
- the mazG gene encoding nucleoside triphosphate pyrophosphohydrolase, giving the protein MDLGKLPEKTVALGALQELIDVVAKLRSPDGGCPWDLAQTPETLTPYIIEEAYEAVDAIQHGDKNAVVEELGDLLLQVILQAQIASEHGDFSLKEVAEGISQKLIRRHPHVFGDQKNQEISISQVKENWETIKAAEKGESGTEIKLSQKLRNYNKKMPPLVAAMKISQKAAEIGFEWKNIEGVWEKFEEELVELRHALAYESSARQEEELGDLIFALVQLARWNNLDPSRGLQGTSKRFIDRFQKMEVFAEYPLSDYSLDELETLWQQAKQFLAKEDV; this is encoded by the coding sequence ATGGATTTGGGCAAGCTGCCAGAAAAGACCGTTGCGTTAGGGGCATTACAGGAATTAATTGATGTTGTAGCGAAATTGCGATCGCCTGATGGAGGTTGCCCTTGGGATTTGGCACAAACTCCTGAAACTCTGACTCCCTACATCATTGAAGAAGCTTATGAAGCTGTAGATGCCATTCAACACGGAGATAAAAATGCCGTAGTTGAGGAGTTAGGTGATTTGCTGTTACAGGTTATTTTACAGGCGCAAATCGCTAGCGAACATGGTGACTTTTCCTTAAAGGAGGTGGCAGAAGGTATTAGCCAAAAGTTAATTCGTCGTCATCCCCATGTATTTGGAGATCAGAAGAATCAGGAAATTTCCATTAGCCAAGTAAAAGAAAATTGGGAAACTATTAAGGCAGCGGAAAAAGGAGAATCGGGAACAGAGATAAAATTAAGTCAAAAGCTGAGAAATTATAATAAAAAAATGCCGCCTTTAGTGGCAGCAATGAAGATTTCTCAAAAAGCGGCAGAAATCGGTTTTGAATGGAAAAATATTGAGGGTGTTTGGGAAAAATTTGAAGAAGAATTAGTTGAGTTGAGACATGCTTTAGCTTACGAAAGTTCAGCTAGGCAAGAAGAAGAATTAGGCGATTTGATTTTTGCTTTGGTACAGTTAGCCCGTTGGAATAATTTAGATCCCAGTCGGGGGTTGCAGGGTACCAGCAAAAGATTTATTGATAGATTCCAAAAAATGGAAGTCTTTGCAGAGTACCCTTTGAGTGATTATTCTTTGGATGAATTAGAAACACTATGGCAGCAAGCTAAACAGTTTTTGGCAAAGGAAGATGTTTAA
- a CDS encoding peptidoglycan-binding domain-containing protein: protein MTSATTQINKPVLKEGAKGDTVKELQKLLLKYGVFVTLNAQGACVYGDEKSIDGVFGAKTTEAVKNFQSLKFMTRDGIVGNRTWRALYSGSPVDMPTLKKDSKGEIVKQAQERLAIGNFYTGKIDGEFGSKLETAVKALQKRNGLPEDGVIGDRTWNEIGKIMNIFC, encoded by the coding sequence ATGACATCTGCAACCACTCAAATCAACAAACCAGTTCTCAAAGAAGGTGCCAAAGGTGACACAGTTAAAGAACTACAAAAATTACTGCTAAAATATGGCGTTTTCGTTACTCTCAACGCTCAAGGTGCTTGCGTATACGGTGACGAAAAATCAATCGATGGTGTCTTTGGTGCCAAAACAACCGAGGCTGTCAAGAACTTCCAATCACTCAAATTCATGACTAGAGATGGTATTGTCGGTAATAGAACCTGGAGAGCATTATACTCAGGTTCACCCGTAGATATGCCTACCTTGAAAAAAGATAGCAAAGGTGAAATAGTAAAACAAGCTCAAGAACGTCTTGCCATTGGCAACTTCTATACAGGTAAAATAGATGGTGAATTTGGCTCCAAGCTAGAAACTGCCGTTAAAGCATTGCAAAAACGCAACGGTTTACCTGAAGATGGCGTAATCGGCGATCGCACTTGGAATGAAATCGGCAAAATCATGAATATCTTCTGTTAA
- a CDS encoding peptidoglycan-binding domain-containing protein, giving the protein MPLTNDINLTATKRVNKPTLKKGSRGIAVKDLQKLLYDFGAFALTCNYGLPEVFIDGVFGDDTEAAVKAFQRQRFLKIDGVVGDVTWQVLYRVSSGNLPILRKGSKGELVSRVQQRLIISGDYKGNIDGDFGISTETAVKTFQKRTKLSADGEIGDRTWTELTKIQESVC; this is encoded by the coding sequence ATGCCATTAACTAACGATATAAATCTTACCGCAACTAAAAGAGTGAATAAACCTACACTTAAAAAAGGCTCAAGAGGTATCGCAGTCAAAGACTTACAAAAGCTTCTATATGACTTTGGAGCCTTTGCTTTAACCTGTAACTATGGACTTCCCGAAGTATTTATTGATGGTGTCTTTGGCGATGATACAGAAGCCGCTGTGAAAGCATTTCAGCGTCAAAGATTCCTAAAAATAGATGGTGTTGTTGGGGATGTAACTTGGCAGGTATTATACCGAGTTTCCAGCGGTAACTTACCAATACTTCGTAAAGGTAGCAAAGGAGAATTAGTTTCTCGTGTACAACAACGATTAATTATTAGCGGTGATTACAAAGGAAACATCGATGGTGACTTTGGGATCTCAACCGAAACCGCAGTCAAAACCTTTCAAAAGCGTACCAAATTATCAGCCGATGGGGAAATAGGCGATCGCACTTGGACTGAACTCACCAAAATTCAAGAGTCTGTCTGTTAA
- a CDS encoding peptidoglycan-binding domain-containing protein — MTNTINITTKLNKATLKIGSQGKEVKELQKLLYTYGAYTLICNYEPEKILVDGIFGETTKAAVIAFQDRVFIKTDGIVSDKTWRALYKGAPVDMPEVKRGSNNVELVKLIQIRLLVNFDYEDAIDGSFGIKTELAVKSLQKRTSLPITGVVNERTWFELSKLSFGSCEGC; from the coding sequence ATGACTAACACAATTAATATCACCACAAAACTCAATAAAGCAACATTAAAAATTGGTTCTCAAGGCAAAGAAGTTAAAGAGCTACAAAAGCTTTTGTATACTTATGGTGCCTATACATTAATTTGTAATTACGAGCCTGAAAAAATCTTAGTTGATGGCATTTTTGGAGAAACAACTAAAGCGGCTGTAATTGCTTTTCAAGATCGGGTATTTATTAAAACAGATGGTATTGTTAGCGATAAAACTTGGAGAGCGTTATACAAAGGTGCTCCTGTTGATATGCCAGAAGTCAAGCGTGGTAGTAACAATGTAGAACTAGTTAAATTAATTCAAATACGTTTATTAGTTAACTTTGACTACGAAGATGCAATAGATGGTAGCTTTGGTATCAAAACAGAATTAGCTGTTAAATCCTTACAAAAGCGGACTTCACTGCCAATTACTGGTGTAGTTAATGAAAGAACTTGGTTTGAATTGAGCAAACTCAGTTTTGGTAGTTGTGAAGGATGTTAA
- a CDS encoding glutamate-5-semialdehyde dehydrogenase has translation MIATENDVSALVAIAKQTRLAALELAVLGTDAKNHAIASVAKALELHQEEILQANIADCNAAIADGIAQPLYKRLQLDQHKLRDAIAGVRDVAKLKDPVGEVQIHRELDTGLILKRITCPLGVLGVIFEARPEAAIQIAALAIKSGNGVILKGGKEAIHSCEAIVKAIKKGLSNTDVNPDVVQLLTTRGETIELLKLDRYVDLIIPRGSNSFVRFVQENTRIPVLGHADGVCHLYIDKAADMEKAVNVAVDAKIQYPAACNAIETLLVHADIATVFLPQVAATLAAKNVELRGDTATKQILPNIATATPSDWETEYSDLILAVKIVDSWEDAIAHIRQYGSKHTEAIVTEDAETAKNFLALVNAAGVFHNCSTRFADGFRYGFGAEVGISTQQMPPRGPVGLEGLVTYKYQMTGDGHIVTDYTGENAKSFSHRDL, from the coding sequence ATGATTGCTACTGAAAATGATGTAAGTGCCTTAGTTGCCATCGCTAAACAAACCCGACTCGCTGCTTTGGAATTGGCTGTTTTGGGAACTGATGCCAAAAATCACGCGATCGCATCCGTCGCCAAAGCCTTAGAATTACACCAAGAGGAGATTCTCCAAGCAAATATTGCCGACTGTAATGCGGCTATTGCTGATGGTATCGCTCAACCTCTCTACAAGCGGTTACAGTTAGATCAGCATAAATTGCGAGATGCGATCGCTGGTGTGCGAGATGTGGCTAAACTTAAAGATCCTGTGGGGGAAGTGCAAATCCACCGCGAACTGGATACAGGTTTGATTTTAAAGCGCATTACTTGTCCTTTGGGGGTTTTGGGGGTCATTTTTGAAGCACGTCCCGAAGCGGCGATTCAAATAGCCGCTTTGGCAATAAAATCGGGGAATGGGGTGATTCTCAAAGGGGGAAAGGAAGCAATCCACTCCTGTGAAGCGATAGTTAAAGCGATTAAAAAAGGTTTGTCTAATACCGACGTAAATCCTGATGTGGTGCAATTACTCACCACCAGGGGAGAAACCATAGAACTATTAAAATTAGATCGCTATGTTGACTTAATTATTCCCCGTGGTTCTAATTCCTTTGTCCGGTTTGTACAGGAAAATACGCGAATTCCGGTTCTGGGACATGCAGATGGGGTATGTCATCTATATATAGATAAAGCTGCCGATATGGAGAAAGCCGTAAATGTGGCAGTGGATGCTAAAATTCAGTATCCCGCAGCTTGTAACGCTATTGAAACGCTGTTAGTTCACGCTGATATCGCCACAGTATTTTTACCACAAGTTGCCGCTACATTAGCTGCCAAAAACGTCGAATTACGAGGTGACACCGCAACCAAGCAGATATTACCAAACATTGCCACAGCTACCCCCAGCGATTGGGAAACCGAATATAGTGATTTGATTTTAGCCGTAAAAATAGTAGATTCTTGGGAAGATGCGATCGCGCATATTCGTCAATATGGTTCTAAGCATACCGAAGCTATCGTTACTGAGGATGCAGAAACAGCCAAGAATTTCCTCGCTTTAGTCAATGCAGCCGGAGTTTTCCATAACTGTTCCACCCGATTTGCCGATGGGTTTCGCTACGGTTTTGGAGCGGAAGTCGGTATTAGTACGCAACAGATGCCACCCCGTGGACCCGTTGGTTTGGAAGGTTTAGTTACCTATAAGTATCAGATGACAGGTGATGGGCATATTGTCACAGATTATACGGGGGAGAATGCCAAATCCTTTTCCCATCGGGATTTGTAG
- a CDS encoding type II toxin-antitoxin system RelE/ParE family toxin, with protein MKFIIIHTEARKELDATIAYYEQQKVGLGLDFLSEVEEVLGKIQQNPNLGTLHNINGIRRYSIQRFPYLVFYTELEEVIWVVAIAHGKRKPNYWQKRNIEM; from the coding sequence GTGAAGTTTATCATTATCCACACCGAAGCTCGCAAAGAGCTTGATGCTACAATTGCTTACTATGAACAGCAAAAAGTAGGGTTGGGACTTGATTTCCTGTCTGAGGTAGAAGAAGTTCTCGGAAAAATTCAGCAAAATCCTAATTTGGGAACCTTACACAATATTAACGGGATACGTCGTTACAGTATTCAACGTTTTCCTTACCTGGTTTTTTACACAGAACTGGAAGAGGTAATTTGGGTTGTGGCAATTGCACACGGTAAGCGTAAACCAAATTACTGGCAAAAAAGGAATATTGAGATGTGA
- a CDS encoding addiction module protein: MSETAEKLKLELSQLSTQERAELAYFLIHSLDEGTDIDVEAAWDNELTQRLEDIHSGKAIGEASFQVFSELRAKYS; encoded by the coding sequence ATGAGCGAAACAGCCGAAAAACTCAAACTTGAACTTTCCCAGCTATCTACACAAGAACGTGCGGAACTTGCTTACTTCTTAATCCATTCTTTGGATGAAGGTACAGATATTGATGTAGAAGCTGCTTGGGATAATGAATTAACCCAACGTTTAGAAGATATTCACAGTGGAAAAGCTATTGGTGAAGCGTCATTTCAAGTTTTTTCTGAGTTACGAGCAAAGTATTCGTGA
- a CDS encoding ATP-binding protein, giving the protein MDSQTISQVLLTQNQAASLLLYQSVLTQKVGKAFVELLQAIRYAEVDVQSCLQAYGNYFHLLAAHNQNWENYLITEILRRENPFSYQAQKQSFSNLPSSLIAAVHHDLHILQNLSECNCAVLSMWVQNAINLPVSPIVWYLEEANTDVPHEASLMGKFQQSENWIDITEDLAAFYQKYGVGLFAQYQALRWNGENLEGIQHFDGIKLDELVGYESQKAALQKNTEFLLAGEAALHVLLYGSRGSGKSSLVKALLNEYGKDGLRLLEVGKSELKDLPQIVEKLRSAPQKFIIFVDDLSFEEDDDAFKALKVVLEGNLTARSRNVVVYATSNRRHLIREYFADRPAPKDNDEVHAWDTIQEKLSFSDRFGLTLTFSPADQDTYLGIIYHLAAEAGIEIAYEDLEFKALQWATRHNGRSGRTARQFIDYLTADIATGGVGEAGEVGR; this is encoded by the coding sequence ATGGACAGTCAGACAATTTCCCAGGTACTACTTACTCAAAATCAAGCTGCTTCCTTGTTGCTTTATCAATCAGTATTGACACAAAAAGTAGGTAAAGCCTTTGTTGAACTGTTGCAAGCTATACGTTACGCAGAAGTTGATGTCCAATCATGCCTACAGGCTTATGGTAATTATTTTCACTTATTAGCAGCACACAATCAAAACTGGGAAAATTATCTCATCACCGAAATTCTGCGGAGAGAGAATCCTTTTTCTTACCAGGCACAAAAGCAATCATTTAGCAATCTCCCATCAAGCCTAATTGCCGCAGTTCACCATGATTTACACATATTGCAAAATTTGAGTGAATGTAATTGTGCTGTTTTGAGTATGTGGGTACAAAATGCAATAAATTTACCTGTGTCTCCCATCGTTTGGTATTTAGAGGAAGCAAACACAGATGTACCTCACGAAGCATCCTTAATGGGGAAATTTCAGCAGTCGGAAAATTGGATTGATATTACCGAAGACTTGGCAGCTTTTTACCAGAAATATGGTGTTGGGTTATTTGCCCAATATCAAGCGCTGCGGTGGAATGGGGAAAATCTGGAGGGAATTCAGCATTTTGATGGGATTAAATTAGATGAATTGGTGGGTTACGAATCCCAAAAAGCCGCTTTACAGAAAAATACTGAGTTTCTCCTAGCAGGGGAAGCTGCATTGCATGTATTACTTTATGGAAGTCGAGGTTCTGGGAAATCTTCCTTAGTCAAAGCTTTGTTGAATGAATATGGGAAAGATGGGTTGCGGTTGTTGGAAGTGGGAAAATCTGAGTTGAAAGACTTACCACAAATCGTTGAAAAATTACGTTCTGCACCACAAAAATTTATTATTTTCGTCGATGATTTATCCTTTGAGGAAGACGACGATGCTTTTAAAGCATTGAAAGTAGTTTTAGAGGGAAATTTGACAGCGCGATCGCGTAATGTTGTAGTGTACGCCACATCAAACCGTCGTCACCTAATTCGAGAATACTTTGCTGATCGTCCCGCACCGAAAGATAATGATGAAGTCCACGCTTGGGACACAATACAAGAGAAGTTATCATTTAGCGATCGCTTCGGTCTAACTTTAACATTTTCTCCTGCCGACCAAGATACATACTTAGGAATTATCTATCATTTGGCAGCAGAAGCAGGAATTGAGATTGCCTACGAAGATTTAGAATTTAAAGCACTCCAATGGGCAACTAGACACAATGGACGTTCGGGAAGAACTGCCCGTCAGTTTATAGATTATCTTACAGCAGATATAGCCACGGGAGGAGTGGGGGAGGCAGGGGAGGTAGGGAGGTAG